A stretch of Roseovarius sp. M141 DNA encodes these proteins:
- a CDS encoding transposase has protein sequence MIAPQYLKPFLKRQKNDPNDAEAISTALIHHTMKFAPTKSEAQQDIQALHLARRRLVNHRTALVC, from the coding sequence GTGATCGCGCCGCAGTATTTGAAGCCGTTCTTGAAACGCCAAAAGAACGATCCCAATGATGCCGAGGCAATTAGCACGGCCCTCATACACCACACTATGAAGTTTGCGCCGACCAAATCCGAAGCGCAGCAGGATATTCAGGCCCTGCACCTGGCCCGTCGCCGCTTGGTCAACCATAGGACAGCTTTGGTATGCTAG
- the folD gene encoding bifunctional methylenetetrahydrofolate dehydrogenase/methenyltetrahydrofolate cyclohydrolase FolD: MTAQVIDGKAFAAEVRGKVAEHVARLKDKHDLVPGLAVVLVGEDPASQVYVRSKGKQTTEVGMKSVEHKLDVDTSEADLLALIDQLNNDDSIHGILVQLPLPKHVDEDLVINSIDPAKDVDGFHISNVGLLGTGQKSMVPCTPLGCLMMLRDHHGSLSGMNAVVIGRSNIVGKPMAQLLLGDSCTVTIAHSRTKDLADVVGRADIVVAAVGRPQMVPGDWIKEGATVIDVGINRIEKDDGKTKLVGDVDYASCAARAGAITPVPGGVGPMTIACLLANTLTAACRANGLEEPEGLTA, translated from the coding sequence ATGACGGCTCAGGTAATTGACGGCAAGGCCTTTGCGGCCGAAGTACGTGGCAAGGTGGCGGAACATGTGGCCCGCCTCAAGGATAAGCACGATCTGGTGCCCGGCCTTGCCGTGGTTTTGGTGGGCGAGGATCCGGCCAGCCAGGTCTATGTGCGCTCGAAAGGCAAGCAGACGACCGAGGTCGGCATGAAAAGCGTCGAGCATAAGCTGGATGTGGACACCTCCGAGGCGGATCTGCTGGCGCTGATTGATCAGTTGAACAATGATGACAGCATTCACGGCATTCTGGTGCAGTTGCCGCTGCCGAAGCATGTGGACGAGGATCTGGTCATCAATTCCATTGATCCGGCCAAGGATGTGGACGGGTTTCACATCTCGAATGTGGGCCTGTTGGGCACGGGGCAGAAAAGCATGGTCCCCTGCACGCCCTTGGGTTGCCTGATGATGCTGCGTGACCATCATGGATCGCTGTCCGGCATGAACGCGGTCGTGATCGGACGGAGCAATATCGTCGGCAAGCCGATGGCGCAGCTGCTTCTGGGCGATAGCTGCACCGTGACGATCGCGCATTCGCGGACCAAGGATCTGGCCGATGTCGTGGGCCGCGCCGATATCGTCGTCGCCGCTGTGGGCCGGCCCCAGATGGTGCCGGGCGACTGGATCAAGGAAGGTGCAACCGTCATCGACGTCGGCATCAACAGGATCGAGAAGGACGATGGCAAGACCAAGCTGGTTGGCGACGTTGACTATGCCAGCTGCGCCGCACGCGCCGGGGCGATAACGCCCGTTCCAGGCGGTGTGGGGCCAATGACGATTGCCTGCCTTTTGGCTAATACGTTGACGGCTGCCTGCCGCGCAAATGGTCTGGAAGAACCGGAAGGCCTGACTGCTTAA